The window TTTGAATCGAGTAGTTAGatcaattgattaaaatattattatattcgaaaagttagaaaaaaaataatctaaataagTATAATGCGAAATAAGTGTCTACCTATAACATTTGATCACAgtcacaaaaatgaaaaaactaattagttcaattcaatttaaaatgaagGCGATGGGGGCCAGAAACAAACATATTGAGTGTGTTTTTACGCAATACACACACGAATAAATAAGTTACTGtattataatgattaatattaatattaatattagatttgcataaaagaatttaatattagGTGCGGCTTGAGTTAATTGATTTTGGAATTCATCAACTCTCACTGCTATAATCGGGttaaccaaaacaaaatcaacccgAACTGATGACCCAATTCAACCCCAAAGGAAGTTGGATTGGGTAGTGACTTGCACCTTCTATAACAAACTTGTGCATGGGCACTAGCATTACTAGTTAATGGTCCATTCTAAATTACTACTACTAACTATTTATAATAATGTAAGcttaattaaaatcaacaatTTCATCGTAGGTTCTGAATGAATCAAAAGTCTATTTTTGGGTTGTCTTCATTAGACTCGGATTCATAAGCATTAGCATTAGCATTAGCATAGCAGCCACCTTTGCAGTCTCAGGGGATTCAATCTTTTCGTCATGTACAGAGCAGTATCTTCACGTCTCACCCTTCCCAAGGTCACTATCCATAttgcttctctttctctttcctctCAAGATACCAACCCCattctttataattaataaaaaaaaaaaaacttttcttttttcttcaaatttttggAAACCACCCAGAAAATAAATTTTCCGTTTTGATTGGTTTTGTGGGGAAAACATATTATTGGATGGTTCAATGGTGAAGGTTGCTTTTGTTGTAGCTggctttttttgtttcattgtacGTTGTAAGAAatgcttgttttcttcttttaatgatGTACGTGAATCCCGCGTAACCGGTTTGGATGACTCCTAGGTTGTTCATAGATGACACAATTCGTTGCATGTTAAGCAGTATATTTGTTTCTTGTTGCAATAAGCATTTATGGTTCTTTTCTAGCAAGACTCTATTTGTTGGAAATTCAGTTATTGTGTGATTAAAACATGTGAGTAGGGCAATGGGAGAACCTTGGGAGCCTCAAGAGGTTTATTCAGGTGGCTTACTGGGGAATCTTCCAATCCTCTTCCTCCTCTTGATACCCCACTTAGAGGGGTTTCCCTGCCACCTTCACTGCCAGATTTTGTTGAACCAAGCAACACCAAGATCACAACTCTCCCCAATGGTCTAAAAATAGCATCAGAAACCTCACCAGTATGTGTTTGTTTATAGTTTTCTCTACTTTGGCATGTTTAATAAGTGTTGTTACTTTTACTAATAGTCTAAATGAGGTGTGTGTTTTGGTTGGTTGTCTATCAGAACCCTGCTGCCTCAATTGGGTTATATCTTGACTGTGGTTCACTCTATGAGACGCCATTGTCAAGCGGGGCGTCTCTCCTGCTAGAGAAAATGTCCTTCAAGAGCACGGCAAACCGAAGTCACTTTCGTGTTGTGAGGGAAGTAGAAGCAATTGGTGGCAATGTAGGAGCCTCAGCCTCTCGCGAGCAGATGGGCTACACTTTTGATGCTTTAAAAACTTATGTTCCACAAATGATTGAGTTGTTGATTGACTGTGTAAGGAACCCGGCCTTCTTGGATTGGGAGGTCAATGAAGAGGTATATATGCACTAAGATTCTCTTTTTAAGACTCTCTCTATGATTGGttagaatttattgaaaattatcatTGATAGGTTTTGCTTATCATTTAATGATTGTCTATAATCATAGAGAGTCTTTGCGGGAGAGTGTCGCTAGCATTCCTCTATGCACTAAAGTGTTGTTTTCTGCCGTATATATAGCAGTTCTTTATGATTTTGTTAAACCATCTATTCGAATAGCTTCGAAAGGTGAAAGCAGAGCTTGGAGAACTATCAAACAATCCCCAGGGCTTACTTTTGGAGGCAGTTCACTCTGCTGGTTATTCTGGGGCATTGGCTAATCCACTTTTGGCTTCTGAAACAGCACTTAACAGATTAAATAGCTCCCTTTTAGAGGAATTTGTTGCTGTAAGATTTGTTATCCTTTTTGATACTGCATCAAAGCTATTGTTATTAATTGTTCAAAACTAAAATTTCTGACAAACAGAAATTTTTTACACTTCTTGTGTTGCAACTTGCAACTGAACTCGTTAATAGAAGTTTGCTTTTAAGActttcaagaaaataataattctgaCAATCGATTTGATCATCTGAATGTTGTCGGATGTGGAAAATCAGGAGAACTATACTGCATCTAGGATGGTACTTGCAGCATCTGGGGTTGAGCATGAAGAACTTTTGTCTGTTGCTGAACCACTTCTCTCTGATCTACCAAGTGTTCCCCGTCCTGAAGAACCAAAATCTAACTATGTTGGTGGAGATTTCCGTCGTCAAGGTGAATCAGGGGTGGgtattaatttgataaaaggCTTCTTGCATTTACTtatatttctcctttttttattcGTCCCCTTCCAAATGATGTGTATAATTACTTATCTACTAAGAACTGTCACAAGGGCAGGTTGCACGTGTAGCTATTGCTTTTGAAGTGCCTGGTGGctggaaaaaagagaaagaagctATTGCTTTGACTATTCTACAGGTACTCACTTTGTGTGAGTCATTCTGATTTCAAGATATAGCATGTCTATGGATTTGCATATTTTCTTCTGCTGGCATTCATGCACAAGAAAAGGAGGAAAGAAACAATTTAATAGAAGTAATAATTCTGAGTCGTTCAGATGCTTATGGGAGGAGGTGGGTCGTTCTCTGCTGGAGGGCCTGGAAAAGGGATGCATTCAAGGCTGTGTAAGTTTTACCTATATCTTCTTCTACTTTACAGCTGATTTTGGCCAATGTTTGATTTACCTTTGCcattatatatttgtatttataaacTTTTCCCATTTGAGAAGAGTTTACTCCTTTCTTGGCTATATGAAGTCAATTTCACTATTTTCTGTTCATATATTAGTATATCATCTCTAATGCTTTATCTTGTGCTTATATGCAATGGAATCCAGTTCTTCGTGTCTTGAATGAACATCAACAGATTCATTCTTTTTCTGCATTCAACAGTCTCTTCAACAATACAGGGCTATTTGGCATATATGCAAGCACAGTAAGGCACAATCTTTGCTGAACGTAGATGTGATGCCTGTtttttgctgtttttttttttctgagtttttttattcattgaaaGGTTGGATTAGTGTGTCTAGAAAAATAAGTTTCGTTATATGATCTATTGCTAACGCAACACAAGATACTTAAAATGTACTTCTGAGTTGAGGTTGCCTTCAACATTGATCCGACTATAAATTTAATTGTAGAATTTTGCATGGTGTCAGTGACCCTTCAATCTCTTGTTCATATAATTTGTCATAATTTGCACAAACTAGTTTTCCTATCGactactttttctttctttttcctccttTGAAGCTCTTTGGAATTTTTTACAGTAATAGTTACTgctttatttatcaaatttgagCACTTTTTCTTATGCATCAATATAGGGCTCTGATTTTGTGGCAAAAGCTGTGGATTTAGCAGCCAGAGAATTAATAGCAATTGCATCACCGGGACAAGGTTTAATCTGCCTTGCTTTTTGTCTCTTGCTGTGAATCCTGATATGtgccaaattaaatatataggCTTCCTGCAATGGCAGTTACACAGGTACAACTTGACCTTGCCAAGTTATCCACTAAGTCTGCAGTTCTAATGAATTTAGAGTCCAGAGTATGCTCTCTCTAACTCTCACTGGTAGTTTGAATGATATGGAATTTCTTTCATTTACTCTTCCCTCCGTacctgaattaaaaataatgtgtctCTCTTGCATCTTTGCTTCCTTCTATATTATGATCTATTTGGATTTCTCTACACGCTTTGTCACATCTAGAAAGGGGAATTGGGTTGGTTTGATTTCATATAGTACATCATGTGTTTCAAAACTCATTGCTTTTGCAGATGATTGCATCAGAGGATATAGGAAGGCAAGTATTGACTTATGGAGAAAGGTATTTAATCAATCAGAggcctttctattttttctctcattcttcaatcccaactttttttttcttttcacttaaaTTCTCCTGTTGCTACTTCAATTCAAGAAGCATCACTTAAATCATGAACTTAAATTGTAATATGAGAATTTGTGATGTGACCCATTTCAGGAAGCCACTGGAGCAGTTCTTAAATGCAGTAGATGGAATCACTTTGAATGATATCACTAAAATTTCTCAGAAGATTATTTCCTCACCTCTCACTATGGCATCATATGGGGATGGTAACAATCGATTAATTAGTAGTAATTTAATTCAAGCATTCGGTTTGGTTACTGATACAAAATGCTATTGCCATGTCTTTGTCTTGCAGTTTTCAATGTTCCCTGTTACGAATCCGTTAGCAGGAAGTTCCATGCaaaatgaaattgctttttCATTCTCACCAAGCCAAAATAAATCCCAGAGAATTTTTATTGCGGATATGAGATGAacctttttacttttgtttttagtcATTCCCTTTGAAATATAGGTGTATGATCTCACgacattttccttctttttgtcaactaattaattttctgtatttcttttattagttcTTTTCAGAAATAATTGATTTGGTTTCTACTTCtgtaagaaataagaaaaatgatttatcTGTCttcttttgagaaaaaaataaatatatctatttattagtcattttaaaagtttgaaataatattaagtattatttccttaactatattaaaaaaatagtaaataaaattttaaaaaaaaaaagaagtaaaagatATATTAAGAAGCTACTAATGATTTTAGTGAAAGCAAGGAGATTAATCACTTTTTATAATCTACgttataactttaaatatatagAGAGATTAAGACGATATCAAatattgtgtttttaatttagttcaattgaaaatatttattaaaataataattaagaatagaAATTATTAGGTAAATtattgtgtgtgtatatatgtgtGCACTAAAAactgaattattttattattatttaaaagatttatttacaaaatatattttaaaatacataatatatatatatatatatatatatatatatatattagtgtaATATATAGAGAGGGGAGgagattcttttaaaaaattatacatatttgtTGTTTGTCGaagttaaaaagttattatatttttttttcttgaataagaGATTATGAGTGTCCTTCAAACTCATTTGGTTAGAGACCAATCTCATTCGCAATATATGATTGTCATTAATCTAAAAGTTTTTTGCACACATAAGAATTTAACAAAAATTCTCCTTTTTACTCATGTAAATACACCTAAACTTTATACTTGGGTCAATCCAATGGGTTACTATATGTTTAATATACATGTATGAGCATTACAattattaaattcaataaatatattatattctataaatataatatttgtcagtaatatttttaaaattaattatatactagttaaaataattagatttaattaatagaaaGGACATAGTAAATTGGTTCTTACGAATAGCCCGGCACCAAGCGCCCAAGCCAAAAGTGCATTTTAATTAAACTTTCGTCTAATTTTGTTCCATCAATGTAAAcgaatgtattaaaaatatgcATAATAACGAAGGTACGGAGAGAGGTGATTAATTAATGGGTTTTTTACCCAACAagcatttttttctcaatatttttaaaatacaggACGGAGCTGCTGTCGAGTGACGATTGGCCGAGGGGAGTTCCATCATGAAGCTGGGTACAAATAAGCCAGTAAAAGACAAGTAGAAGCCAATGAAAGAGGAGTTGTCAGGGTACGACGAAGCACGCCTGGTACGTAAACAATATGGATCACGTGGGTTTGTACTGATCCGCTTTCGAGCTGTCGAGTGAGGATTGCTCCATCTATTAAGAAAGGACGCGGAGGgccttgtttatttatttagaaaggAAGTACATTCGGATTTGTCACCCTGACTTCTAAATGTTggcttttttaaatttatgttttaatttaaattattaaaaatagaactTTGAACGTTGATTTTTAGCATAAACTTGTTCTTTTGACCGTCAGTTCatatagaatattaaaaaaattaattgcatATCAAATAATAGAGTTGATAAACAATCTAACTATTGAAAAAGTTTTTATCCAATAGACATTTTAGTTACTCTTAACAAACCAATAATCCAACTATTACAAGAATGCACGACACCTttcaaactaaaattatttctatcattttcatgttaaaattgttattgttattacattgtgttatttttagtttattatttattgtttattatgttttaaattcattttattattttcaattgttatttgagaattttaatttcttcaaaaatcttatataaattaaatattatcaaacAAAGTCTACTATCAATTAAGtcttgtataaattaaataatataagaaaaataattatacttaataacatcattttcttaaataaaaaatgttttaataaaaaaatatttttatataatataatatttaaattatttaaattaaaacataaatttaaaaataaaaaaataaattaaaaaaaaaagccaatgTTATGAAGTGAGGGTGACAAATCCCAACTACTCAAATAACTTCAAAAGTCatgtattttgaaaaataaaatataaagtagtatatttaaataatttaaattaaaacataaatttaaaaataaaaaaataaattaaaaaaaagccaATGTTATGAAGTGAGGGTGACAAGTCCCAACTACTCAAATAACTTCAAAAGTCTTGTCACACTGATAATAAGCTGATGAGTTAATTTGTTGATCCAATTCGTTTTACCATATGCGTAAttgaaacttattaaaaactGCGAAATTTGTTGATCCAATTCGTTTTACCATATGCGTAAttgaaacttattaaaaactGCGAAATCAGGAGAGTCATTAAATAACATGTCAGactcataaattttaatcaataataaagaatatgttattaacatttcttttattcCGTAATAACCTAGCATTGATTAGACCCCATATAATAACTCTCATAGCTCTACCTATTTTTTAGTTCAGTTCTTCGATAATAATCACAAAAACTTTTTGAATTATGGATACAAGAATCCAAATTCAATACGTAATTTTAGTATTCAAagaattttctttcaaaatcttattttttagttattaaactcctttttttttaccaagttcaatattaataagattaataaatatttatttgtttcaatttaaatattagtaaataaaaaataccaaattagTATAAAGATTACTATATAgaatatatacaataaaatatatgaagaaATTCGCCCGCCTCCTACATATTTGATAGCCTctcccataaaaaaaatttgtaataccTATTTCATTCGGAAttgcatcaattatttttttatcaaaaaaataattaaattttactaattttctTACACTCATAATTAAAGatatatcataaaaaacatCTATATAACCACAATTATACGACCAATCGTATAtgacattttgaaaataatcaacaactttttttattaagaacacttttttcaaataaaattaataaattcaaattttaagtgTCTATTCTAGCTAACATTGTAAGAGTCAATGTGTTGGTAATTTGACACTCTAGGATGTTTTATTCAACCTTTCTGATCGACCCCTTTATAGATAACGATCTCTCTGAGCCACAACAATCAATTAGTATCGAAATTAATTGTCAGTGTCTTAAACGACTATTAAGTGTCTATAATAATGGTTAATTTTCAGTGATATAATTGagttttacaaactatttctgATAAATGTTACATGAACCGGTGCAATTTAATTTATTGGGTTGCATTTGCATGTTACATTGTGCAGGGTGCGGGTGGGATGAccgttaaaaaaaaactaatcaagCTCTGGTAATAGGTATTTATGAGGAACCTCCGACCCGAGGACAGTGCAACATGATCGTTTAGAGGTCGGGAGATTATTTGATTGAGCAGGGGCTCTAGATCTTTTCTATCAACCTCTTCGATTCCGCCTTGCATGTGCACCTACTTTTCCATGCCTACGAATGAAACGTACTCAAGTTGGATATTGCTGAAATAATCTTCTGACGAAGAACCAAAAAGCTTATATTTCATGTTCATTTTGTCTGTACTGTAGTATTCTGTCCCGATGTTTTGATTAATtcgattttttttgtataatgcATTTGTGTTTTAGTTCAttctttttattagttaaatacTGCATTACCATTTTCTGAATTCTTATTGCTGTCAAATATTTTTCGCTTCCCATTCCCATTTGAAGTTAAAACAATTCAAAGAGCATGATAGTTACTGCGGatccaaaaatattatatagtggGTGGAATACttatatacaaaattttgagGGAACAGtacttataataaattaaatttttatattacaagaataatttataattacacTTGTATGTTACACTAAGAGGATTTTAAAAGTCTGCAAAGATAATTGCTCCATTGTCTCAAGTGGATCCATCCTGATCATAGTTACATGAATATGGCATTCGCATCTTGAGAGGCAACAACCATGAGGTCAGAGCAGTTGGTGCGTATGAAATCACGTTATAAATTAGCAGGGTAAACTTTATAATTGATAGTGAAATTGCAAAATGTGTAGGTCGTATGAAATCAAGGACTTGTTTAGGTGAACGTTTTCACTAAAGCATCTAATGGtgcattagaatttttttagggGATGGGGGCACAAGGTTAGATCACTTAGATGTTTCTTAAAGCAATGTTGTATACTACAGATTTTCATGTTCGGTGAAAAATGAAATGTGACACAGTAAGCACGTTACAAATGTAGGAAAGGAGAGTACGGTCAGATGGGATGGGATCCCGATTGAAGcatcaaaaattgaaaatgcattgaaaaaaaaggaatttgaaCTTAGGACGGATAATAAACTGAATcaactcaaatataatttaaaacttaattttataattcatttgTTGAAATTATTTCATTAACTAAATGAGttgaatttaagttaaaaatggacttcattaaataaataaactgaaTTTGACTATTATAATGTGCCTCCAATGCATgaggaaaagaaattttttttttttactaagaaGAGAAAatggttaaaacttaaaagagggagagaaaagtaaaaaaaaagagtaggaTCGGAAATTCCAGAAAAAAGTTACTGGGGAGTGGGAATAGAAATATGGGGTGAGAATAACATGGGCCTTAGTTTTTTGAGATGGtccattaaatatatttactcCAAGCCCAAGGTCCAGTAAAGGTTGATATTCTCAGGCACTTTAGGGTTTGATTGTTtccctatatatatacacacacaggGGCAGCCATCGTACTTCATCCATGACTGACATATGTGGCTCTTATTTAGCTATGTCTGttccttgttttctttctgtagtGTAgcccttattttaaaatttcagagGTTTTGGTTTTGTATATTTGAAGAGCGGGGATTGTGTGTATCGGTGTTGTGCTACAATCAATGCACTCTTCCGAAAGAGTTCCCTGCAATATTGTCTTGAGAAAGTGGGCAGTTGTGTTTTCATCTTTTGTTGAAATCACAACAATCATTTTCCCTACATCTCTATCTTCTCAATCCCTTCCCCTCCCTctgattttacctttttttttatgaaaaaaaaatcgtaTTGATTAAGTTAACTTAGAATATAGTCCTATACCGTTTACATTTTGTgggtgtttaattttaaaaatgaaactgCCAATGTCAGCGAAACTAAAGCaattttacactttttatttgttattatttcacTAATAGGAACATGTAATTGTTGTGTTAGGGCTTTGCCAATCCTTTAAATCATAAAAGTATACCACTAATAGTTCTactgttttaatttttcaaaatcccCTCATGTTTTCATATTTGAATTGTGGACCAAGATTTGAAAACTGTGAATGCAGAGGCGATGGGAGATAATGAGTATGTTCAGGGTATTTCATTTCGTCCCATCAGAATGACCCATAGTGGGCCTTGAATAGCCTAATAGCGTAACTTGGAAAAAATCGAAACTTTATTACGGGGAAATTTTAACAAAGACACATATAAACAAGATACAAGGGCAAGGAAGACAAAATCAAATGGCCAACATTAGTTTGTGGGTACTGATTAAAGGATTATCTAACCTAGGTTTTTGACCGGTTATAGAACCATTGAAGGCAATAGGTATAATTGTTGTaattatcatatcatattataatttcatggtataaaaattaattttgttatttagaatttattatgatattggcaattaagaaaatcaaattaaatttgtctgtaataatatttattaactgctataattaaaaattaatgaaatataattagtataattatcaattattatattagGTTAAAGATGTATCCTTTTCGAAAGAGAGATTAAAGATGTATCAatacttataatatttaatttttaattgtctcaaaaaaattacaataaattgaACCAGTTGACTGGTTTAGTCTAGTTTTGGTCATTTAGTTGTTTTGAAGTGAACCAATTGATCCATTTATGTCTCACTCACTTCATACAGGGACAGAGTATGAATGATAAAATCTGTTAAATTATGCTCTGTTAAGAAGAATGTTAAACACCACTACTGAGGAAAAAATGTGCATCAAACAAAGCTATAAtggaaaaactaataataattggCCCATGCAGGTCTCGAACCTGCGACCTTCGCGTTATTAGCACGACACTCTAACCAGCTGAGCTAATAGgccaatttattaatataaactcCTATATAGCAATATTACTATCTATTTCTTATGATATGTGTTGTTTTATACCTAATGTTGAATGCAAAAGTgggaatatttattttattctttaacacTCTAgttcattagaaaaaaaaaagtctaactaatttgaaatttaattaaaacataaataaataattatttttatcaaaaattaaatttgagtacctaaataatttaatcttaactTTAACACATTAATCATTTATAACCAACCAATCAATtgattgtttattattatttaataaaattaatagaaacaAATGCAATTTAATCATTGGGCAATGTTCTTCCCTCACACACAAAAAACACGTTTGGAAATGCCCGCTCCTTATAAGGTGTTAGTATTCTCATGGTGGCTTCTCTTTGACCAGTTACCAACTGCCACATAGTTACAAAAGCGTGGTATCATCATCCGAAACCTCCCTCGATCCTGCTCTTTTTGCAAAGATGCTGTTGAAGACAAAAATCATATGTTCCTCTCTTGCCCATTTTCATCAGCTATTTGGAACCAGGTATTTAGGTGGTTGGGAATACACACTGTTTTGCCTCGACACATTGATCACTTATACGATCAAATGGGTCATTCTATTGGGGGAGCCACGAACAAGAGGATCAAATTGGTTTTTTGGCATGCAGCTTGTTGGTTATTACGGAATGCTAGAAACAGTGTGATTTTCAACAGCGAAGAGCCAGAACCAGGGGGGATTTTGATGGCTATTAAATCTATTGCCTGGCAATGGATAGCATATAAAAAGGGATTTGCTGTGGGATATCAGTTCTCATCTTGGTTCATGAATCCTCTGGTCTGTCTATGATGGATATTTCAGAAAATACACACTTTTGGAAAGGCACTCTTTTGATTTTGGGTTATTATTGGAGTATATATGAGATAGGATATTTCTGTATAGTACCTTAGTGTACATCCTTCACCTTTTGTTTAGATgtatatccttctttttctattaatatatatacctTATTtgccttcaaaaaaaaaatgaacgtaCGCAAAACTGATTTCTTGATCCCGTGTTTAAATCACAAGATTATTACTTATTATGTCcgtaacttttaaatatatattttttaagagaatctAACttgactaatatttttttttaagagaatctAACTTGACTAATATTTtaaggatattaattaaaaatattttttattataatttattttacaagtacattaaaaattttaaagattatttctctccaacaaaataataataataataataaataataaataataacaatcaacaataacaactttctatcttttatttcttgctGAGAGCGTTAGTTAACTTATTTcgctaaaaaataagataagttaaaatgtaatttttatctttttattttttttaatctgtaattttatttaattgaaacattctattattcatttttttaaaaaatttgtcatttttatctccttattttttaattgagatattttatctttcactttttaaaaaaatatgttattttaatccatctttttcaattttaaacttgacaatatatttatttttaaaaaataaatttattagtaattaaataatttttaaaaaatatttttcatatagatAATAAATAGACACATGTTTTATAAAGTATACATATCAACGTAAAATTGATCACAAGAACTAAAATTacgaatttttgaaaaatgagagacaaaatgtctcaattaaaaaatgagttactaaaattacaaacattttaaaagtaagagatcaaatatctcaattaacaaataaggaaaataaaatcacaaatttaaaaaaataaagagaaaaaaaaatacattttaaccaataagTTAACATATGTCTTATCTTCTTGTTTGTTGATGTTTATTATAAGATGTAATTCaactttttatacaaaaaatgaaatgattaaatttttaaaacaatatccATTCATAAATATCACAGGTCATGACTCATGATGCTAGTAAGTATGCAAAGTCT of the Glycine max cultivar Williams 82 chromosome 13, Glycine_max_v4.0, whole genome shotgun sequence genome contains:
- the LOC100780666 gene encoding mitochondrial-processing peptidase subunit alpha isoform X2, with product MYRAVSSRLTLPKGNGRTLGASRGLFRWLTGESSNPLPPLDTPLRGVSLPPSLPDFVEPSNTKITTLPNGLKIASETSPNPAASIGLYLDCGSLYETPLSSGASLLLEKMSFKSTANRSHFRVVREVEAIGGNVGASASREQMGYTFDALKTYVPQMIELLIDCVRNPAFLDWEVNEELRKVKAELGELSNNPQGLLLEAVHSAGYSGALANPLLASETALNRLNSSLLEEFVAENYTASRMVLAASGVEHEELLSVAEPLLSDLPSVPRPEEPKSNYVGGDFRRQGESGVARVAIAFEVPGGWKKEKEAIALTILQMLMGGGGSFSAGGPGKGMHSRLFLRVLNEHQQIHSFSAFNSLFNNTGLFGIYASTGSDFVAKAVDLAARELIAIASPGQVTQMIASEDIGRQVLTYGERKPLEQFLNAVDGITLNDITKISQKIISSPLTMASYGDVFNVPCYESVSRKFHAK
- the LOC100780666 gene encoding mitochondrial-processing peptidase subunit alpha isoform X3, whose amino-acid sequence is MYRAVSSRLTLPKGNGRTLGASRGLFRWLTGESSNPLPPLDTPLRGVSLPPSLPDFVEPSNTKITTLPNGLKIASETSPNPAASIGLYLDCGSLYETPLSSGASLLLEKMSFKSTANRSHFRVVREVEAIGGNVGASASREQMGYTFDALKTYVPQMIELLIDCVRNPAFLDWEVNEELRKVKAELGELSNNPQGLLLEAVHSAGYSGALANPLLASETALNRLNSSLLEEFVAENYTASRMVLAASGVEHEELLSVAEPLLSDLPSVPRPEEPKSNYVGGDFRRQGESGVARVAIAFEVPGGWKKEKEAIALTILQMLMGGGGSFSAGGPGKGMHSRLFLRVLNEHQQIHSFSAFNSLFNNTGLFGIYASTMIASEDIGRQVLTYGERKPLEQFLNAVDGITLNDITKISQKIISSPLTMASYGDVFNVPCYESVSRKFHAK
- the LOC100780666 gene encoding mitochondrial-processing peptidase subunit alpha isoform X1, which encodes MYRAVSSRLTLPKGNGRTLGASRGLFRWLTGESSNPLPPLDTPLRGVSLPPSLPDFVEPSNTKITTLPNGLKIASETSPNPAASIGLYLDCGSLYETPLSSGASLLLEKMSFKSTANRSHFRVVREVEAIGGNVGASASREQMGYTFDALKTYVPQMIELLIDCVRNPAFLDWEVNEELRKVKAELGELSNNPQGLLLEAVHSAGYSGALANPLLASETALNRLNSSLLEEFVAENYTASRMVLAASGVEHEELLSVAEPLLSDLPSVPRPEEPKSNYVGGDFRRQGESGVARVAIAFEVPGGWKKEKEAIALTILQMLMGGGGSFSAGGPGKGMHSRLFLRVLNEHQQIHSFSAFNSLFNNTGLFGIYASTGSDFVAKAVDLAARELIAIASPGQVTQVQLDLAKLSTKSAVLMNLESRMIASEDIGRQVLTYGERKPLEQFLNAVDGITLNDITKISQKIISSPLTMASYGDVFNVPCYESVSRKFHAK